One stretch of Pseudoalteromonas shioyasakiensis DNA includes these proteins:
- a CDS encoding CapA family protein: MRIVINSLVLILCATLLSCKVKDPNEDKPQQQKQDSISDREALIAGSTDVEFTITDENQAPLSNVTVSVAAQEYLSDVNGRVSINNLSFGNHAIFITQLGYFPKASILVNQPNFFTSHIQLETKPANSKSLLFAGDTMFGRRFLDPKLDTMGTSVPDVSNALIRPDSAREDSIAITNQVAALFRAADFSSVNLESPVTTMPTNVHPTKEFSFFSLPESLQSLTEIGIDYVGLGNNHIYDYLQNGLEDTLLEVSSAGFLNSGAGLNDSEAFKTVSHNLEDVNLTLFAATTITGKEHQYTYVADANKGGAADLTNSEEVRAVLEQLDPNDFVIAQMHGGDEYSYTPSPYIGSRFKVLSSQNTDLLIGHHPHIAQGFAVYNKIPAILGLGNFVFDQPRLDTLLGLAVMLDLDTQSQTINRGFAYPIYLEDYKPRFTNGFLSHYLLRRIAELSDDNITLIPRENYAEIYFTANQASKKSQQVTIDIDATTDIIDLRQYSPSSAAYVSSIEVNNEALDNLLLGRDIMVFGDFEDWDNDTEAFEVSRWDHSSESVLPCTDKPLNGLQALCSTRDRFDNTPSIIPFRHTMRVMELTDEAGELDLSKDFSLLTYLQSENGGQFEALLTYTTEIDDLTFAENIVPVSEGGDQPWHAFSYDFSLPSDELTLGPKELPPRGVKLQFRHYPPNTGEAIIRLDDVAMISWQQKINLKNGQWKTDKMHGFDFLKVNSSGEVSLKLTFTVLD, encoded by the coding sequence TTGAGAATAGTTATTAATTCCTTGGTGTTAATTCTTTGCGCAACTTTATTATCATGTAAAGTAAAAGACCCCAATGAAGATAAACCACAACAACAAAAGCAAGATTCAATTAGTGACCGTGAAGCATTAATTGCTGGTTCTACTGACGTCGAATTTACTATAACAGATGAGAATCAAGCGCCTCTTAGTAATGTAACTGTTTCTGTAGCAGCTCAAGAGTATCTCTCTGATGTAAATGGACGAGTCTCTATCAATAACCTTTCATTTGGTAACCATGCAATTTTCATTACACAACTAGGCTATTTCCCTAAAGCGAGCATTTTAGTAAATCAGCCTAACTTTTTCACTTCCCATATTCAGTTAGAAACAAAGCCTGCTAACTCAAAGAGTTTGCTATTTGCAGGTGATACAATGTTTGGTCGACGTTTTCTAGACCCCAAGTTAGACACCATGGGTACATCAGTACCTGATGTTAGTAATGCGCTAATTAGACCTGACTCAGCGCGAGAAGACAGTATTGCGATTACCAACCAAGTGGCAGCACTGTTTAGGGCTGCTGACTTTTCATCAGTCAATCTTGAGTCGCCAGTGACGACAATGCCAACGAATGTACACCCAACCAAAGAGTTCAGTTTCTTTTCATTACCAGAATCATTGCAAAGCCTAACTGAAATTGGCATTGATTATGTCGGCCTCGGTAATAATCACATCTATGACTATTTGCAAAATGGCCTTGAAGATACCTTGCTTGAAGTCTCAAGTGCAGGATTTCTTAATAGCGGTGCAGGCCTTAACGACTCTGAAGCATTTAAAACTGTCTCACATAACCTTGAAGATGTTAACTTAACACTTTTTGCAGCAACCACAATTACGGGAAAAGAGCACCAATATACGTATGTCGCTGATGCGAATAAAGGTGGGGCTGCGGATTTGACTAACTCAGAAGAAGTTAGAGCAGTACTTGAGCAACTTGATCCTAATGATTTTGTAATCGCACAAATGCATGGTGGCGATGAATACTCATATACGCCTTCACCCTATATAGGTAGCCGATTTAAGGTTCTTTCTTCGCAGAACACCGATTTATTAATTGGCCATCATCCTCATATTGCTCAAGGGTTTGCTGTATATAATAAAATACCGGCCATATTAGGTTTAGGTAATTTTGTATTTGACCAGCCTAGACTTGACACCTTATTGGGTCTTGCTGTCATGCTCGATCTTGATACCCAAAGCCAAACTATTAATCGCGGCTTTGCCTACCCAATATATTTAGAGGACTATAAGCCTCGATTCACAAACGGTTTTTTAAGTCATTATTTATTGAGAAGAATCGCTGAGCTTTCTGATGATAATATTACCCTTATCCCCCGTGAAAACTACGCAGAGATATACTTTACAGCTAATCAAGCAAGTAAAAAATCTCAGCAAGTGACCATTGATATTGACGCGACTACAGACATCATCGATTTAAGACAGTATTCGCCATCTTCAGCAGCCTATGTTTCATCTATTGAAGTGAACAATGAAGCGCTTGATAACCTTTTACTTGGCCGTGATATTATGGTGTTTGGTGATTTTGAAGATTGGGACAATGACACCGAAGCGTTTGAAGTAAGTCGATGGGATCACAGCAGTGAAAGTGTTTTACCTTGCACTGATAAGCCACTTAATGGCTTGCAGGCTCTGTGCTCAACGCGTGATAGATTTGATAATACCCCTTCTATTATTCCATTTAGACATACAATGCGAGTCATGGAATTAACCGATGAAGCAGGCGAGCTTGATCTCAGTAAAGACTTTTCATTACTAACCTATTTACAGTCTGAAAATGGTGGACAATTCGAGGCATTACTGACCTATACCACTGAAATCGATGACCTTACCTTTGCAGAAAACATAGTTCCAGTCAGCGAAGGAGGCGATCAGCCATGGCACGCTTTTAGCTATGATTTTAGTTTACCTTCAGATGAACTTACTCTTGGGCCTAAAGAACTCCCACCTCGTGGTGTTAAGTTACAGTTTAGGCACTATCCACCCAATACAGGTGAAGCTATCATTCGCCTAGATGATGTCGCTATGATTAGCTGGCAACAAAAAATTAATCTAAAAAACGGACAATGGAAGACCGATAAAATGCACGGTTTCGACTTTTTAAAAGTCAATTCAAGTGGTGAGGTAAGTTTAAAGCTTACATTCACTGTACTTGATTAA
- the rpsT gene encoding 30S ribosomal protein S20: protein MANIKSAKKRAITSEKNRQHNASRRSMMRTYFKKVVTAIEAGDKEAAQAAFAVATPILDRYATKGLIHKNKAARHKSRLAAKIKAL, encoded by the coding sequence TTGGCTAACATCAAGTCTGCAAAAAAACGCGCTATTACGAGCGAAAAAAATCGTCAACATAACGCAAGCCGTCGTTCAATGATGCGTACTTACTTCAAAAAAGTAGTTACTGCTATTGAAGCGGGCGACAAAGAAGCTGCACAAGCAGCATTCGCTGTTGCAACACCTATCCTAGACCGTTACGCAACTAAAGGTCTAATCCACAAGAACAAAGCAGCTCGTCATAAGAGCCGTTTAGCAGCTAAAATCAAAGCGCTATAA
- a CDS encoding response regulator, producing MDTQLSILIVDDVGTVRSFLNQTLMHLGIDNVREASTAAQCLSACKEKEFNIIFLDIELPDGDGKEIISQINEISPEANVVMVSAHSTVENVKEAIEKGAKGFVVKPFTPKKIAAMLKKFYPELEIV from the coding sequence ATGGATACGCAGCTTTCAATTCTTATTGTGGACGACGTAGGCACGGTTCGCAGTTTTTTAAATCAAACATTAATGCACCTAGGTATAGACAATGTGCGTGAGGCTTCTACGGCCGCGCAATGTTTAAGCGCATGCAAAGAAAAAGAATTCAATATTATCTTTTTAGATATTGAATTACCTGATGGTGACGGTAAAGAGATTATCTCACAAATCAATGAAATTTCGCCTGAAGCAAATGTGGTCATGGTTTCGGCCCATTCGACAGTAGAAAATGTTAAAGAGGCGATCGAAAAGGGGGCTAAAGGATTTGTTGTTAAACCTTTTACACCTAAGAAAATTGCAGCGATGCTGAAGAAGTTTTACCCTGAGCTGGAAATTGTCTAG
- a CDS encoding MATE family efflux transporter has protein sequence MADPQHLFLHGSISKALLKLGIPIILINILQSAYQLTDAFWVGRLGAEQVAAVSVSMPVTFLVIAIGSGLAMAGAILSAQYMGAGQQDKVNHVAAQTMLMVTITAALLGLIGYVLSPYFLTLLGVEEQVFGDALKFMHVSFIGVVFVFIYAMFQALMRGIGQTKVPLYIVSGTVLLNFVLDPLLIFGFGEFSGFGVMGAALATLITQSLAAAIGVWVFLRGRHGIQLKLSSFKPDWQYMKQAFFLGAPGSVELSARAFGLIIMSFLVASFGTHTIASYGVGSNILQMVMIPAMGLSMAVSTLVGQNMGARNPQRAAQITRLASLWGLLGLTLVGVIAYVFAEYLVAFFIPDDESVIAGGAEFIRVMCLTWGGIGVQLCVVAAFRASGNMLNAMVVSLLSQCVIQFPTAYILSKHTSLGPQGIWYSFAITNVLVALITYLWFAAGRWQRTQLTKEDKEIAKVTQETLIEEGNH, from the coding sequence ATGGCTGATCCCCAGCATTTATTTCTTCATGGCTCGATTTCAAAAGCGCTACTTAAATTAGGTATCCCGATCATCTTAATCAATATTTTGCAGTCGGCTTATCAGCTGACCGATGCATTTTGGGTAGGACGTTTAGGGGCAGAGCAAGTAGCTGCTGTTTCTGTCAGTATGCCTGTTACTTTTTTAGTGATTGCTATTGGCTCTGGGTTGGCTATGGCGGGCGCTATTTTATCTGCTCAATATATGGGAGCTGGCCAGCAAGATAAGGTAAATCATGTTGCTGCGCAAACCATGTTAATGGTGACAATAACCGCAGCCTTACTTGGCTTAATTGGCTATGTGCTATCACCTTACTTTTTGACTTTATTAGGTGTTGAAGAGCAAGTGTTTGGTGATGCCCTTAAATTTATGCATGTATCATTTATTGGCGTTGTGTTTGTGTTTATTTATGCCATGTTTCAAGCTCTAATGCGTGGCATAGGGCAAACCAAGGTGCCGCTTTATATTGTAAGCGGTACTGTGTTACTCAATTTTGTGCTCGATCCCTTACTGATTTTTGGTTTTGGTGAGTTCTCTGGCTTTGGCGTAATGGGGGCTGCATTAGCTACACTTATCACGCAAAGCTTAGCGGCTGCAATCGGAGTATGGGTGTTTTTACGTGGCCGTCATGGTATTCAACTTAAACTCTCTAGTTTTAAACCAGACTGGCAATATATGAAGCAAGCCTTCTTTTTAGGGGCTCCTGGGTCGGTTGAACTATCAGCGAGAGCATTTGGTTTAATCATTATGTCGTTTTTGGTGGCTAGCTTTGGTACGCATACCATTGCCTCTTATGGTGTAGGATCTAATATTTTGCAAATGGTGATGATCCCAGCAATGGGTCTTTCAATGGCTGTTTCGACCTTGGTTGGTCAAAATATGGGGGCGAGAAACCCACAGCGTGCTGCACAAATAACACGTTTAGCCTCGCTTTGGGGGCTGCTAGGCCTGACATTAGTAGGCGTTATAGCTTATGTATTCGCTGAATACTTGGTGGCTTTTTTCATTCCCGATGATGAATCTGTGATTGCTGGTGGTGCAGAGTTTATCCGCGTTATGTGTTTAACTTGGGGCGGAATAGGCGTACAGCTTTGCGTGGTTGCTGCATTTAGAGCTTCAGGTAACATGCTTAATGCTATGGTTGTCTCACTGCTTTCACAGTGTGTTATCCAATTTCCAACAGCGTATATTTTGTCTAAACATACCTCACTTGGACCGCAGGGCATATGGTATTCCTTTGCAATCACCAATGTACTCGTGGCGCTAATTACTTATCTTTGGTTCGCAGCAGGTCGTTGGCAACGAACACAATTAACGAAAGAAGACAAAGAGATTGCTAAGGTGACCCAAGAAACACTCATCGAAGAAGGAAATCATTAA
- the smrA gene encoding DNA endonuclease SmrA — MSLNDFDLFLSSMEDVKPLEHDTVQFDSKKQGPSLAQQEKRKAAECDLAIDENYLRSEYVELLDPHSILAFKKDGVQGQVYKNLRLAKYQLDATLDLHGQPLQRARSTLFNFIDDCHKRNIRVVLIRHGIGIKNKSQPGILKSYTNKWLQEIPAVLAFHSALKHHGGSGATYVMIKKSDEKKHENREIHSKRS; from the coding sequence ATGTCATTAAACGACTTCGACTTATTTCTCTCATCAATGGAAGACGTCAAACCTCTTGAACATGACACAGTTCAATTTGATTCCAAAAAGCAAGGTCCTTCGTTAGCACAACAAGAAAAACGTAAAGCCGCAGAGTGTGATTTAGCAATTGATGAAAATTATTTACGTAGTGAATACGTCGAGCTGTTAGATCCGCATAGCATATTGGCATTTAAGAAAGATGGTGTTCAAGGGCAAGTATATAAAAATCTGCGCTTAGCTAAATATCAACTTGACGCTACCCTTGATTTACATGGTCAGCCCTTGCAACGAGCTCGCAGCACACTATTTAACTTTATTGATGACTGCCATAAAAGAAATATTCGGGTTGTACTAATTCGCCATGGCATTGGCATTAAAAATAAATCACAGCCGGGTATTTTAAAGAGTTACACCAACAAGTGGCTGCAAGAAATTCCAGCCGTTTTAGCGTTTCATAGTGCTCTTAAACATCATGGTGGTAGCGGTGCAACGTATGTAATGATTAAAAAGTCAGACGAGAAAAAACACGAGAATAGAGAAATACATTCAAAAAGAAGTTAG
- the dapE gene encoding succinyl-diaminopimelate desuccinylase, whose translation MSLVSNVELVSHPSAQFEVVKALQTLIRFKSVTPAQAGAIDWLEDKLSQLGFECEVFSFNHVTNLIAKVTFGDGPVVAFSGHIDVVPAAQGDWRVDPFSGEIVEGNIYGRGAADMKGGVAAMFCATKRFLAQNSNKRGTFYWLITSDEEGEAEYGSLLIAERLAKQGVVLDGCLVGEPTSHLHVGDTIKNGRRGALSARLSIQGKAGHVAYPENTINAAHLSAEVVKRLTAICWHKDEAGSATTLQVTGINIANVVDNLVPAQCELSFNVRYSHGYKSKDVKEEIQFALADLASQLTLVWERPCESFYTMHQASNCLLQQLEQAVHEVTGSFPMLSTSGGTSDGRFFANEHTQVIECGVRNHTIHQVNEHVPIADLKAIEQIYLAALRNIFN comes from the coding sequence ATGAGTTTGGTATCAAATGTTGAATTAGTATCACACCCATCAGCACAGTTTGAGGTGGTAAAAGCATTACAAACCTTGATTCGATTTAAATCGGTAACACCTGCTCAAGCAGGCGCGATTGATTGGCTTGAGGACAAGTTAAGCCAATTGGGCTTTGAATGTGAGGTGTTTAGCTTTAATCACGTTACTAACTTAATCGCTAAAGTAACCTTTGGTGATGGGCCTGTTGTTGCTTTTTCGGGTCATATTGATGTGGTGCCTGCCGCTCAAGGTGATTGGCGAGTTGACCCTTTTAGCGGCGAAATAGTTGAAGGCAATATTTATGGCCGTGGCGCGGCAGATATGAAAGGTGGTGTTGCTGCAATGTTTTGCGCAACCAAACGCTTTTTAGCGCAAAATAGCAATAAACGCGGCACATTTTACTGGTTAATAACCTCAGATGAAGAGGGCGAGGCTGAATACGGCTCTTTATTGATTGCTGAGCGTCTAGCCAAACAAGGCGTCGTGCTTGATGGTTGCCTAGTTGGCGAGCCGACGAGTCACTTGCATGTTGGTGATACCATTAAAAATGGCAGACGTGGCGCATTGTCTGCTCGATTATCTATTCAAGGTAAAGCAGGACATGTTGCCTATCCAGAAAACACCATAAACGCAGCGCATTTAAGTGCAGAGGTTGTGAAGCGCTTAACGGCAATTTGCTGGCACAAAGATGAAGCTGGCTCGGCAACAACACTGCAAGTGACCGGAATTAATATTGCTAATGTGGTAGATAACCTTGTTCCTGCTCAATGTGAGCTCAGTTTTAACGTGCGTTATAGTCATGGCTATAAAAGTAAAGACGTTAAAGAAGAAATTCAGTTTGCATTGGCAGATTTAGCATCGCAGCTAACGCTTGTTTGGGAGCGCCCGTGCGAATCATTTTATACCATGCATCAAGCAAGCAATTGCTTATTGCAGCAGCTTGAACAAGCTGTGCATGAAGTAACTGGCAGCTTTCCTATGCTTAGTACCAGTGGTGGCACATCTGATGGCCGCTTTTTTGCTAATGAGCACACGCAAGTGATTGAATGTGGCGTGAGAAACCATACTATTCATCAAGTTAATGAACACGTTCCCATTGCAGATTTAAAAGCCATTGAGCAAATATATTTAGCTGCGCTTAGAAATATATTTAATTAA
- a CDS encoding outer membrane beta-barrel protein, with the protein MKTKLSIALLTSLLALSPVANANLSVNVGAINVNPDNDSSKINEAPTLGLRADDDTQLGITVDYALDDNWVIELVAATPFSHDVQGAGGLAGNKIATIKHLPPTLLAQYHFLDSTYKFRPFVGVGLNYTTFFDEKPSAALKATLGTDDVEVKLDDSFGFAAQAGFNYMMSENWGLHGMVSLIDIDTDATVYADGAKALTSTVEIDPVVAMFGVKYKF; encoded by the coding sequence ATGAAAACTAAATTAAGCATTGCATTACTTACTTCACTATTAGCACTCTCTCCTGTTGCAAACGCAAACTTAAGCGTGAACGTAGGTGCAATTAATGTAAACCCTGATAACGACAGTTCAAAAATCAATGAAGCACCAACATTAGGTCTACGTGCAGATGATGATACTCAATTAGGTATTACTGTAGATTATGCGCTTGATGACAATTGGGTAATTGAATTAGTAGCAGCAACACCTTTTAGTCATGATGTTCAAGGTGCTGGTGGTTTAGCAGGTAACAAAATTGCGACAATCAAACATTTACCACCAACACTTTTAGCGCAATACCACTTCTTAGACTCAACTTATAAGTTCCGTCCATTTGTGGGTGTTGGTCTTAATTATACAACTTTCTTTGATGAGAAACCTTCAGCAGCTTTAAAAGCAACACTAGGTACTGACGATGTAGAAGTTAAACTAGATGATTCATTTGGCTTTGCAGCTCAAGCTGGTTTTAACTACATGATGAGTGAAAACTGGGGCCTTCATGGCATGGTTTCACTAATCGACATCGATACAGACGCTACAGTTTATGCTGACGGCGCAAAAGCATTAACTTCAACTGTAGAAATCGACCCAGTTGTTGCTATGTTCGGTGTTAAATACAAATTCTAA
- a CDS encoding glyoxylate/hydroxypyruvate reductase A, which translates to MILLVAVTGRDCSQLIARLQALLPEVEVQLWSECTDYEAVEFVLAWNAPADLWPKLVNLKAVSSFGAGVDSIDLTKIAAHVPVVRIVDDNLANDMAEYVLTHVLAHKLRLKEYYLKQSACTWKPKRAYSHQHVGILGYGELGKACAKRLLRNGFQVSAWSNSEKHDSEVNTYYTQQGLYEMLGQIDFLVCLLPLNQHTQGIINKSLLSKLQTHAVLINVARGKHVVDEDLLRALDSEQLRGATLDVFSEEPLPKTHPFWSHEKITLTPHCGALSDLESVTLQIAGNVKRLIEGKNLINQVDRTKGY; encoded by the coding sequence ATGATTTTACTTGTAGCTGTAACTGGCCGAGATTGCAGCCAATTAATTGCCCGATTACAAGCGTTATTACCAGAGGTTGAGGTGCAGCTTTGGTCTGAGTGTACTGACTACGAAGCAGTTGAGTTTGTACTGGCTTGGAATGCCCCTGCTGATTTATGGCCTAAGCTGGTAAATTTAAAAGCGGTTTCTTCATTCGGTGCAGGCGTTGATAGCATCGACTTAACGAAGATAGCAGCGCATGTTCCCGTTGTTAGAATTGTTGATGATAACCTTGCAAATGACATGGCAGAGTATGTGTTGACTCATGTGTTAGCACACAAGCTTAGGCTTAAAGAATATTATTTAAAACAATCAGCCTGCACTTGGAAGCCAAAGCGAGCGTATTCACATCAACATGTGGGTATCTTGGGTTATGGCGAACTAGGTAAAGCCTGCGCTAAGCGTTTACTTCGCAACGGTTTTCAAGTAAGTGCTTGGTCTAATAGTGAAAAACATGATTCTGAGGTGAATACGTATTACACGCAGCAGGGTTTATATGAAATGCTTGGTCAAATTGATTTTCTCGTTTGCTTACTTCCACTTAATCAACACACTCAGGGCATTATCAATAAATCACTTCTTAGTAAACTGCAAACCCATGCAGTGCTAATTAATGTTGCCAGAGGCAAACATGTGGTTGATGAAGATTTACTGAGGGCACTTGATAGTGAGCAATTACGAGGTGCAACGCTTGATGTATTTAGTGAAGAGCCCTTACCTAAAACACATCCATTTTGGTCTCATGAAAAGATAACCTTAACGCCTCATTGCGGTGCATTATCAGATTTAGAGTCAGTCACTTTGCAAATTGCGGGTAATGTTAAAAGATTAATTGAGGGTAAAAATCTAATAAATCAGGTTGATAGAACAAAAGGTTATTGA
- a CDS encoding lysophospholipid acyltransferase family protein, producing the protein MISVDKVIEANLPQLENSPKVKGLVKKGLGYLLHEQEFVAFGDAYPHLQGLEFVEQVLDELDFDTRYKPKQMEHIPSEGNVVIVANHPIGSLDALALIKVLSSVRPDLKVVANRMLMSITPMHSLLLPVDNLSGTSKKKELANIQQHLKSDGALLIFPAGEVSRLSPTGIKDCKWNSGFLRMAKKAKAPILPIYIKAKNSPLFYGTSMIYKPLASLLLVKEMFKQRQKSLEFEIGASIPPESYLIENLKDKEIAQLIRKQLYRLITKKPLPLKTQTPIASPEATKDLKKAIEECELLGETSDGMKIYLYQYCGSSPIFRELGRLREIAFRAVGEGSGKRRDIDKYDMDYQHLVLWDAKQLELVGAYRLACAQDIIEKHGRKGLYTDSLFSYSDDMDPYFEKGIELGRSFVQPKYWGRKSLDYLWFGIGAFVNRYPQYRYLFGAVSVSNALPEQAKSLLVHYYQHYYSAKQVLAIPNNEYRHTESQKEQCAQLFAGDDIKEDFVELKHVLANIGAQVPTLFKQYTELCEPGGVQFLSFSIDPEFNNCIDGLVLVDLDKVKASKAKRYLGQIRE; encoded by the coding sequence ATGATCAGTGTTGATAAAGTAATAGAAGCAAATTTACCACAGTTAGAAAATTCACCAAAAGTAAAAGGCTTAGTAAAGAAAGGTCTGGGTTATTTATTACATGAGCAAGAGTTTGTTGCCTTTGGTGATGCATACCCACACTTACAAGGACTAGAGTTTGTAGAGCAAGTACTTGATGAGCTGGACTTTGACACGCGCTACAAGCCTAAGCAAATGGAACATATTCCGAGTGAGGGTAATGTCGTCATTGTGGCTAACCACCCTATTGGTTCACTCGATGCATTAGCGCTGATAAAAGTATTATCAAGTGTGCGCCCTGACTTAAAAGTCGTTGCAAACCGTATGCTGATGTCTATTACCCCTATGCACTCGTTACTTCTTCCCGTTGATAACCTCTCTGGCACAAGTAAAAAGAAAGAGCTTGCTAATATCCAACAGCATTTAAAATCAGACGGTGCGCTATTAATCTTCCCTGCCGGTGAAGTTTCAAGGTTAAGTCCAACCGGAATAAAAGACTGTAAATGGAACTCTGGCTTTTTAAGGATGGCAAAAAAAGCCAAGGCACCAATTTTGCCAATTTATATCAAAGCGAAAAACAGCCCACTATTTTATGGCACTTCAATGATTTATAAACCATTAGCTAGTTTATTATTAGTCAAAGAAATGTTTAAACAGCGACAGAAGTCACTAGAGTTTGAAATTGGGGCATCCATCCCTCCTGAGTCATATTTAATTGAGAATTTAAAAGATAAAGAAATAGCCCAGCTTATAAGAAAGCAACTGTATCGACTTATCACTAAAAAACCTCTGCCGTTAAAGACGCAAACCCCCATTGCAAGCCCAGAAGCGACAAAAGATCTAAAAAAAGCCATTGAAGAGTGTGAGTTATTGGGTGAAACCTCTGATGGTATGAAAATTTACCTATATCAATACTGTGGTAGCTCACCAATTTTCCGTGAGCTAGGACGACTTCGTGAAATTGCGTTTCGTGCAGTCGGTGAAGGCAGTGGTAAACGCCGAGATATAGATAAATACGACATGGATTATCAACACCTCGTACTGTGGGATGCTAAGCAACTTGAACTAGTCGGCGCATACCGACTTGCCTGCGCACAAGATATTATAGAAAAACATGGCCGCAAAGGTTTATATACTGATAGCCTATTTAGCTACAGCGATGATATGGATCCGTATTTTGAAAAAGGCATTGAGCTAGGTCGCAGCTTTGTGCAACCCAAATACTGGGGCAGAAAGAGCCTAGACTATTTGTGGTTCGGCATCGGCGCCTTTGTTAATCGTTACCCACAATACCGCTACTTGTTTGGTGCAGTCAGTGTATCTAACGCACTCCCCGAGCAAGCTAAATCGCTACTCGTTCATTATTACCAGCATTATTATAGTGCAAAACAAGTGTTAGCAATTCCAAACAATGAATATCGTCATACCGAATCACAAAAAGAACAATGTGCTCAGTTATTCGCTGGGGATGATATTAAAGAAGATTTTGTTGAACTTAAGCATGTACTCGCCAATATTGGCGCGCAAGTCCCTACCTTATTCAAACAATATACAGAACTTTGTGAGCCAGGTGGCGTACAATTTTTAAGTTTTAGTATCGACCCTGAGTTTAATAACTGCATTGATGGTTTAGTGCTTGTCGACTTAGATAAAGTGAAAGCGAGTAAAGCCAAACGCTACTTAGGACAGATACGCGAATAG